A genomic stretch from Nitrobacter winogradskyi Nb-255 includes:
- a CDS encoding phosphatidylserine decarboxylase: MPIDRQTLLSIAKSVRSGARSVRAQISPIHPKGYPFVGGFALATIILFWIWSPLGWIGTLLTIWCALFFRNPARVTPIREGLVVAPADGRISMIAPVVPPAELELGELPMVRISIFMSVFNCHVNRSPVAGRIERIVYRPGKFINAELDKASEDNERNALVISTPNNGLVGVIQIAGLIARRIVTFVHDGQTVETGERFGLIRFGSRLDVFLPEGTQVLVSEGQTTIAGETVLADFQQTDGRTFRSS, translated from the coding sequence ATGCCCATAGATCGACAGACTCTCCTCTCCATCGCGAAATCCGTTCGCTCCGGCGCAAGATCCGTGCGAGCGCAGATTTCGCCGATTCATCCGAAGGGGTATCCCTTCGTCGGTGGCTTCGCATTGGCCACCATCATCCTGTTCTGGATCTGGAGCCCGCTGGGCTGGATCGGAACGCTGCTGACAATCTGGTGCGCGCTGTTCTTCCGCAATCCCGCCCGTGTGACGCCAATCCGGGAGGGGCTTGTCGTCGCGCCGGCAGACGGACGGATCTCGATGATCGCACCGGTTGTGCCGCCCGCCGAACTCGAGCTTGGCGAGCTGCCGATGGTGCGTATTTCGATTTTCATGAGTGTGTTCAATTGCCACGTCAATCGCAGCCCGGTTGCGGGGCGGATCGAACGGATCGTCTATCGCCCCGGCAAGTTCATCAATGCCGAACTCGACAAGGCGAGCGAGGACAACGAGCGTAACGCGCTCGTCATATCGACGCCAAACAATGGCCTGGTTGGCGTGATTCAGATCGCCGGACTGATCGCGCGCCGTATCGTGACCTTCGTCCATGACGGGCAGACGGTCGAGACTGGCGAACGCTTCGGGCTGATCCGGTTCGGCTCGCGGCTCGACGTCTTCCTTCCGGAGGGAACGCAGGTGCTAGTGTCCGAGGGACAGACCACGATCGCCGGCGAGACGGTGCTGGCTGATTTTCAGCAGACAGACGGGCGGACTTTTCGTAGTAGTTAA